The sequence GTTTCAATCCTATAGTGTTGGATTGGTTTTgatgctttttttctttttttacacatttgcttttgtttttgagTGACGAAGAAACACAGGCTGATAATAAAACTTGCCAAAAGAACTTATTTTTCAGCGGAgctttacaataaaaaaaatgttttcctgtAAGTTAATAGAAAAGCAAATCATATTTTGAGGGTATTTAATCTTTGAAGTGTGTATGGACATGTCGatttgaaataaaatgaaatgtgtAAACATAGGTTTTCATTTATCATTTGAACCTTCAGCCTTCAGTGTTCATCAAAGGAGATGAGGTGACGAACGtacaaatattaacaataaattCTGCCCTTTTCGTTCCCAGGAACAATGTTCCAAACTGGGTAAATCAGGGTGCGTTGAGTCTTCTATGAggcaacacaaacgcacacccaaACGCACACCCAATCTGTTTCAAAGTGGTCTTGGATTGTATGGTAATTCTCAAAGTGTACTTTAAAACTCCCTTTGTGGGATTAGCCTAATATCATTGCAGCATATTTACCACCCATTTGCctgatgttgtttttctttggagtACAGGAACCTGGTACTTGGCATTGTAAAAAAGATTATAAGCACATTTTTCTATAGTTTgcacttgtttttttattatgaaaACATAGATACTTTATGGGTGAACAATCAAATCTATAAAAAGGAAgtgaacaaacaaaacaagttcTTGACTATTTGAAAATGCAACAAATCAAGAAAATAAGTGAGACAGGCTCAAGCCAATGCGCTGCTACCTTTTCCCTTGACCTAAAGCAGGTTTAGCTATAGTCAGTTTATGCTGTACGCGTTCCGCCGTTGTTTCTGTTTCCGTTTCCGGCGATGGTAGAACCACGCCCTGAACGACCTCCCCTGGATCCCTTGGAGCCTCTGGACCCACTGGAGCCTCTGGACCCACTGGGTCCCTTGGAGCCTCTGGACCCACTGGACCCCCTAGATCCGCCACGGCCCCCTTTTCCTGATCCACGGCCAGACCTGCTCCTTCTCACTCTGGTCTGTTATCAGGAGATGGCACAGAAATGGATGCAGGGTTAAAGAGGTGAGGATTCAGATTGGTTCGAGGTCGAGACAATAGGGTGAAAGATGTACAGATTCAACAATTTGTCACTGCTTAAAATAATGTATTCcgcttaataaaataatttagtATTCTTGATGGTTACATCAACTACTGTACTGTTTAACTATTAGGgcaactgcacacacatcatTACATGTGAGTATGATGTTCTTCTTGAATCATATGGAGAACATCACATCATTACGTACATTACATGTGAATGCGATGTTCTTCATGAATCATATGGAGATCATTACATTTGAATGTGATGCTCTTCATGAATCGCATGGAGAAGTCCACATCATTACATGACAACGTGATGTTCTTCATGAATCATAAAAATAACATTCTCATCAGCTCTACATAGatacatcatttttttttttaagtttggatAAGCCTTACCAGGGTTGCCTCCTTGATTGCAGCATCACAGTTGAACTGAAAGCCTTGAATGTCAGCATCTTGGTTTATGTAGCTCAGGGTGAAATTGCAATTCATCATTTTCTGGAAAATACCAAAATGTGGAAAGTTCATTACAATTTCAAAATAACATCTGTCATGTGAATctaacattattaaaaatacacTTTTTTCAAGAAAGGATGGTTGTACATGCTTACCCCGTTTTCCTTAAGTGGACATTGCTGTCCGGGCATGGAAGTGTTCACTTGGCTGCAGTCTAACTCTTGTGCAGGGAATGTCATTTTTCTCACTGACATGGTGGACAGGTCCACACCCTCTGGATAGACCTATATCAAAGATAGACATAGTTCACGTTAATGCAATAGTAGCCATCTTTCATTTCAGCATTAAATTGCATTATAGACATGGCATCAAGACAAAGTGCTGAAGCTGTTTTCTATGCTTACAGTTTCAACCCGAagctggtccagcagggggcggaaGTTTTTCAGAGGAAAGATGAAGGGGTCCGGGATCATCTGAGCCTCAGCCAGTAAGGTAACCGCAGCGAAGCACAACAATCTCATCTGAGTCGTCATTTTCAGTTTGGCTTTGTGCTGAACAATTCCGAACTCAACTGGTGGAGAACGAGAGCCTGAGCGGTTCTTATATAGGAGGCTGTTGACTATTGAGCCACCTCGGTGAAACTTCCAGGCTTGAGCAATCCGTGTGTTTTTCGGTGCCTCCCTGTGGCGTTATcaggggcggccttccctacaggcgggttaggcggccgcctagagcgccccccccccccccccccccccccccgcgtcaacaatcgctccatccccccccccccccgtcaacaatctcgcctagagcgccaaatgtgctggggccgcccctggGCGTTATGTTGGCCCATTTTACGGGAAGCGTCGAGGCTTCGGGGCATTTCAATCATTATTAAGCCCCTTCTGTTATTAAGATGCAAATGTAAAAAAGTGTCCGCACCAACTGCATGGATTATACAATGTATACAATTGCATTGAGTGAATCCACAGTGGAGTGGATATATCCTGTTTAATGTCTGGAGTCCTaccttattattattgtttatttgaaCACAGTTTGGATATTCTCTCtgggatttatttttttaattgactTGTTCCGATTTTTTGTTGTCATATAATGCAGACTGATTAACAAATAACAACTGCactttcaaactttttttttttttaatctttggtTTGCAACACGATTCTAGTTAATGTTTAGTCctgttttctttctctgtttccTTGGTAGGTCAAAAAATGATTGCAAGTGTGTCTCTGTTGCAATTGTAAAGATGTAATTCGACTGATTTTTGACAGATTGTTTTAAGAGTTGTTATTAACACATGCATTTCAAATATCCCCAGTACAAGCATAATATTCAGAAAACAGAGAGAAAATACCCCATATTGTGAAACATGTTCTGAAATCGCAATGTATGTATGGTGTCCATGATTGACACCTTACATAAACCCTTGCAAAATATCATTATTGCAACAACATAAAATTACAAGAGGACATGTTGGGCAAGACCATttacagaaacaacaacagagaGAGGCTTTACACAGGAAGAGAACAGAACACAAATGCTTTATAAACtggaagagaagaaaatatgttTCTGAGGGGAGAGGCCTTTGCAGAATCATAGGAAGACATACTTGAAAGAATAGCATAGAGAGATGTGAGAGAGAGGCCAGTGGGATTGAGACAGCACAGACCTAGTTAAAAAAAGGAAGAGATAGGAACTGTCTGGCACTAACAACAAGAAGGGAACATTGTTTTTACCtttctttattaaaacattcaGCTTCAGAGTGGCTGGGCCTTCCCGAGATGGAAACGCAAAACCATATatgtttacaaaaataaaaaacatatttaacTACTCAACATCCGAAAAAATGTTGACTGAAAAACAGTccatttgatcatgtgttttaCATTTTGGTCACTCAATGATCATAGTTTCCCAGGGTAACATTCAATCCATGCAACACAGCTATACATTCATTGTCCCTGCTCTACCAACGGCCATACGGTGATCTGAATAACTGGAAGGGCAATAGTGAGTCATGTGGGAGTGAAGAGGACGGACAGATAAAGGCTTGTATTTACTAGCCTCTCAGATAAAGCCTTGTATTAATAAGCATCTACTGCAACTCCAGGGCCCTATTATAATCCTATATTTACTTGGTATTAAACATCTGCAATACCAGCCAACGAAGATGTCAGTTGTTTTATCTATTTATGTGATACTATATCTTTTGGAGAGTTTTTTAGAAGTGTGTTCAGTATTTCTTACTTGCAGCTTTTTTCTTCCCTGCATAACTTCCCTTTTGTTGCTTAAGAAACTTTCTCTCGTGACGGTAACACTTTGAAAATAAGGGTACTCTAAATTAACTAAGATTAGTTAATTTACATTGATAAGCATTGTTGTATTGCTTTAGCATAGGGGTTACatttaaggttagggttactaaataatgtataaatgaatACCTTAGTTAACACCATACCTtcgttaacatgaacaccattagtaaacatAGAAAATATTAGTTAATAAACTAGACCATAAGGTAATTGTCAATTGTGAGTTAATGCTAATTACTGCAGACAACTATTAATAAAGGGTTAATGTTAACACACAACCCTTGTTGTGTGTTAGCAGCATGACTTATTCTCCACACAGACTTCAGTGTATTACCTCACATCaccgtgtgattgtgtgtgtttgtgtatgtatatgtgtgcgtaatATGTTATTGAGAGAGGCACAAGGGCGCCATTGCATGAGAGTGGAAAGGAGATCgagggagtagagagagatAAGATGCAGAGACTTTACTCACTTATCAACTCCGCAAAAATGTGTGAGTCTTGTTGAGAAATACTTTGTCTGAATGGTATAATGCATGCAGAGTTTATGATGGTAGTCCAACTGAATGTCAAACAAAGGTACTAGTAGGCCTACTAggtaaaacatttaagaaaacTTATCATACATCACGATTCAGAATGAAAATCTATTCATGCCATGGGTCTACAAACAGCAGATTGGTATGATAGATTTTTCTACTTATTTTCTTCTTTAATTTGGCGCCATCTACTGTTTATTAGCCCCATTGTAATaatactataaataataatcgGCCTACTCATATTCTAATACAACTGGGCCTACCACTAATACCTACCGATCAAACTGCAAATAACAATAGGACTTATTAATTATAGTTCCAAGATGGTCCCAATCGAAGCACCTGAAAGTCTTGCTCGGAAAGTGCAGAGGTGAGAGGTGATGTGTTCCAGAGCCGTGGCAGAAGATGAAGTGATGAGCCACAGTGAGCAGTGTTAAGCCTCTGCTAGGGTTTCTCCCGTTTAAATCCAGACTGGGACCTGCTGCTGTCACTCACACGGTGGCTCCGGGGTGAAAGCCCGACGGAAGGAAACGCACAACGCCGGAGCACACTTTGAACAAAGTTCTTATGTTTGATAGTGCGTATAGGCTAATCATTTCCGACAACTGGCGAAGGAATGCGAGGCATTTGACTGGGTTGTTTGAGGCCTGCTTTGAACTGACTAAATATGTACAGGAAAATGAAGAGCGATCTGATTTGATTAAAGGATTATCTCATATGATTGTAGATTATGACTGCATTTCTCCACTTACAAAAAATGACATGCATTTGAAGGCTTTGTATGCAGTGTAAGAGTTAAATAGATGAACGCATAACGATATTCATGTAGCCTAAGTGAAATGTCGTTTTCTGTGGtgaaatgtcaattaaatagCAGTGGATGAACTATGTTAATAAAAACTTTTAAATGCAGTCTTGTGTCTCGGTGAAGTCAACCGAGCCGCTTAACATCCTAACCTGTGGGCCTTCAAGCTATCTGCATTGATGAGTGACGGGTCTATTTTAGAAAGGAGGCTGACCCCAAACAGCACGTCGGCTGTTTGTCATCGTGAGGTACCagggaagaaagagaaggtACGTATGCTCCACCGCCCACCGCAGGACACTGGGGGGATGTTCCACTATTCCGGATTTACAGTCAATTGGAGGATATTTCAAAGCAGAGGAAATATTTTGTTTGGGATTTCTACGTACGAAACTTGGATTATTTCTTTCGTCAAACCACTTTTAGTCCAATGGTAGCCTACAACACCGATTTGACTATAGTGTGTCTGAAGAATTAAGGTATAAACTCAAGGAGTTATTCCGTTTTTTGATATTGAtgtaaaactaaaataaaacaaactaatacTTTTTTATTCTATTAAAACTTTATTTTAGTAGGGATAACCGTACTGTACTGCATGGTTATGGAGTCACTTTATAGATTGTTATTTAACTTTATTTGATTTCAGCAATGCCCTGCCACGTGCATTGCATTTAGCATTTAGCATTTACCGCACTACTTTATTACATGTTTCGCTTTCGATCCAGTGTGTTGAAATTTGCCTCAAACAACACCTTACAAGCTATACAGCTATATCTTGTTGGACATTTGTCCAACAAATAATAATTAGCTTCCAACAACATCAGGTAACGAATCATGAATCAAGAATGAAGAATTAGCCATCACTTTATCATATAATGCGGCCGCCATTTATTCGTGGCTTGGTGCTCGGTCTATCAGGCGGCTTATCTCGCCCCGCTTCTACAAATGGCCATGGACCGAGACGGGCTCTGACAGCTGAGGTTATTTTAGGGACGCACCCCTCACTGGAGGGAGGTGACAAAGTTGGCAAATGTCGCCCTTTGAAAGGCAGTAGGCCTGTGTGTATTCTCTGTTTGACCTTGTTAAGAAGGATGCATTTATTGTGTTTGATCAAGGTCTTagtttgttatgttttgtttgttgtttgaccTGCGTTCTGCCTTGATGTGATTCATTTGAGGTAGAGGATACTATGGCTGTGTTTATAAATAGGGTCAGGGACCATGCAGGGTAGCGGCCGGCTGAGACATACTGTCTACTATAAAAATGGCATCTTTGTCGCTTATTTATGTGCGTTTGCATAGTGTTTTAGACAGAT is a genomic window of Gadus morhua chromosome 8, gadMor3.0, whole genome shotgun sequence containing:
- the LOC115548296 gene encoding keratin, type II cytoskeletal 2 oral, with the translated sequence MTTQMRLLCFAAVTLLAEAQMIPDPFIFPLKNFRPLLDQLRVETVYPEGVDLSTMSVRKMTFPAQELDCSQVNTSMPGQQCPLKENGKMMNCNFTLSYINQDADIQGFQFNCDAAIKEATLTRVRRSRSGRGSGKGGRGGSRGSSGSRGSKGPSGSRGSSGSRGSKGSRGGRSGRGSTIAGNGNRNNGGTRTA